Below is a window of Humulus lupulus chromosome 2, drHumLupu1.1, whole genome shotgun sequence DNA.
CAACTGGGATGTTATTTCAGACCACTGTTATTGTGTTATTAAACATGTTCTTGGTCAGATTTCAGGTCTGAAACCGTTCAAATTCTTCAACATGTGGACAAATCATGAGAATTTTAGAGAGACTGTCCTGAATAGTTGGTGTACTAAGGGAGTCTGTTATGATCTGATGGGAATTAGTTAGAAATTGAACAAATTAAAGTCAGTTTTGGTTCAGTTTAATAGGAGGACAATCGGGGATATACCTAGAAAATATTTAGCAGCCAAGGAAAAATATCAGCAAGCTCAATATTTGCTTCAACAACAGCCTCAGTCTATAGAGCTCCAGAGAGCAGAGCAAGATGCTTGTTCAGAGTTTACTCACTGTTCTAAAATGCATGAGAGCTTCCTTAGACAACGGAGTAAAGTAACTTGGCTGAGATATGGAGATGACAACACTGCTTTCTTTTATGCAACTTTAAAACAGAGATTTGCTTCTAATCAGATTACTGCTTATGTGAATGATCATGGACATATAGTTGATTGCTATGAGGATGTGATCAAGCATTTTGTTAGCCATTTTGAAGGGTTTCTGGGCAGTCCTAGTTCTGCTACTGCTAGGATTCAGCTGGAAGGTATTAATGGTGGTAATATCTTAAGCATAGATCAGCAGCTCAGTTTGATTAGACCTTTTTCGAAGAAGGATGTTAAAGAGGCCATGTTTAGCATTCATTTTGTTAAGAGTCCTGGTCCGGATGGGTTTGGTTCGGGTTTTTTCATGTATATGTGGAAATATTTGGGGGATGAGATAGCCTCTGCTGTTCTGGAATTTTTTGATTCTTGCAGGTTGCCAAAATCCCTTAACAGATCAATTATTGCTCTTGTGCCAAAAACTGATTCTCCCTCTACAACAATAGATTACAGACCAATAGCTTGTTGTAATACTTTATACAAGTGTATTTCGAAGATGTTATGTGTGAGATTATCTACTGTTCTGCCCTATCTTACCCACCAGAATCAAGGTGCTTTTATTAAACATAGATCGTTGGCCCATAATATATTCATCCTTCAAGACATTCTCAAAGGTTATTCTAGGAATAATATATCAAATAGATGTTTGGTTAAGATAGATCTTAGCAAAGCATATGATTCAGTTGATTGGTATTTCTTGGAGGATCTTCTTAATGCTTATTGTTTTCCTAGTAGATTCATAAGTTGGATCATGGTCTGTTTGAAAGGAGCTTCTTACTCTTTACTTTTGAACGGCAGACTTCATGGAGCATTTAGTGGGATGAAAGGGCTGCGTGAAGGAGACCCAATATCTCCTCTTCTCTTTGTATTGATCATGGAGTATCTTACTCGGTTACTATTGCTAGCTTCCCAGCAAAAGGAGTTCAGATTTCATCCTCTTTGCAAACATTTGAAGCTTGTCAATCTTTGTTTTGCGAATGACCTCTTGCTCTTTTGCAAAGGTACTTATTTTTCAGTTCAGATTCTGTTTGATGGTTTCCGTAGCTTTAGTCAAATTTCTGGTCTTGATATGAATTTCTCTAAGTCTCACATTTATTTTGGTGGAGTTCAATTGGAGGAAAGGTGAAAAATCTTAGCTAGCTTGGAGATTGAAGAAGGTTATTTTCCTCTGAAATATCTGGGTCTTTATCTTAGACCAACTAAATGGAGGACTGAGGATTGTGGTCTAATTCTTAAAAAAGTTCAAAACAGATTACATTCGTGGTCTAGTAGACATCTCTCGTTTGCTGGGAGATCTCAACTCATTCATTCTGTTTTGTTGGGTATTCAGACttattggatgagtatttttTTACTCCCTCAAATAATTATTCAGGACATTGATAGATTGTGCATGAATTTTCTCTGGGGAGCTAAAGGTAACCGAAGCAAAGTGCATCTTTCATCCTGGGATCAGGTGTGTTTACCCAAAAGCTTGGGTGGGATTGGATTTAAAGAAGGTTATAAGTGGAATATTGTACTGATGGCTAAGTATATCTGGGCTGTTTCATCTAAACAGGATTCTCTTTAGGTCAAATGGGTAGCTAATGTTTATCTCAAAGGGCAGAGTTTTTGGTCTTATAAATTGCAATCTGATGTGAGCTGGTACTGGAGGAATCTTATTAAGCTGAGGGATCATTTCTCTCCTGATGTGTTACAGGCTGCGGTGTCCAAAGAGAAATTGAATCTGACTAGTCTTTATATGCATCTGGTGCACAAAGAGAAGGTTCACTTTGACAAGGTGGTTTGGTGTAAGCTTTCTATTCCGAAGCATAGGTTTATTCTCTGGCAAGCGGTTCTAGGTTACCTTCTCACTCGAGAAAACCTGCTTAAATGCCATATCCCTCTTGAGTCTTGCCTCTGTCCTGTCTGTGAAATAGACAAGGAATCACATGAGCATCTATTCTTCAGGTGTCCTTTTTCTCAGTAGGTGCTTGTTCAAGTCCAGACCTGGTTGGGGCATCAGATTTGGCCTCCTTCTTATTCAAATTGGCAGAAATGGATGGAAGGAAGACCTAAGGGCATTATGCAAAAGTTTAGTGCTGCTGTTCTTGCTACCTTAGTGTATTATATTTGGTCTAACAAGAATTGGTGTATATTTGAGGCTTACTCTTGTACTGTTCCGAAACTGAGCTATATGATTCTCTTGGGGATTAAAGCCAAATTACTTGATCTTAGGAGTTCTAAGCTTAAGGCTGGAGAGAAGAGTTTGGCTGCCTTTATTCAATTGCTGTAGTTGAATTGTTTTGTTATTTCCGGAACTGTTAGTTTGTAAATTGGTTTGATTTTGGTGGAATATATTtcttttcttataaaaaaaaaaaaaaaagttgtgaacttttaaaaattatagatttaaaatttttaattattgccATAATAATTTGTTGTGACTAAAGAATAATTTGTCAGAAATTATGACTATAAGTATATTTAGTGACAAGTATTTTTTAGTTGTCACATAAAAGTTGTGACTAAATATCAAGTTTTTTTGTAGTGGAATGTGGCCGCGACCATTGACTTTCCCTGGCCGCGACCAGTGAGGCTGATAGTCAatttgttttttcagtttttttcaatttgaacggttctaacatcccaagtaactcccaaatctccattttaattccataaaatccaattaaacattggtaacatccatgggggttggtggaatttgaaattcaaagggtatctcaaaacactataaatagaagcctaatgctcacttgtaagacaactctatttctatccactagagcacttggctaagAATACATCAAAagacttgattattccagagagctatttccaatatTATGAGAatctcttagtgcttgagatagggggatATAAGCTTTTGGGCAAATGTTGTAAACCTTATTCAaattggtgatccccaatgctcttcactttggttgtgtgagtgagagtattttacttttttattcttgttattttttctactattgcttttgtcttatcttcttctattttctatttacatatttatttgtatcatttgttttagagttgtagttcttataattttattcttcctcttttttttctacatttacttgtattttgattattgggttgtaatcttatttaatcaattaccttgtttattgtattttttcatagagttgtaatagtatttcttattttccattgagacaacacaagtatctctaacaatcaaaagcttatccctttttgtttcaatggaaggtgagaccataaagatcatgaaccaagacctagtgaggttggataggtttgatggatccaatttcactaggtggaaagacaaggtgaaattcctttcgACAACACTctagatagcctacatccttgagtcatccttggcgcctttagccgagccatccgacaaagacactccagAGGttgtggagaaaagaaggaagagagaagaggacaaccttctttgtagaggtcatatccttaatgccctatccgataggctatatAACCTCTATACAAATACCAAATCTGcgaaggagatatgggatgccttggagagtaagtacaaggccgaggaagaaggtacaagaaagttcttaatttctcaatattttgaattttctttcattgctGGGAAAacttttttacctcaaattcatgagttacaagtgattgtgaacaagttgaaagttctcaagattgagcttcccgaggtctttcaagttggtgcaatagtgacaaaattaccaccaacttggaggagctataggaaaataatcctccataagaatgaagattacactttggaagagatccaaaaacacattagaattgaagaggaatcgagaataagagacaagggtgtgaatgatTCTAAAGATgtgacttccaaggccaatgcggtttcacacaagcatcccaagggcaaaaataacaaaaagggtagtgggaaccctttaggtccaaagaaagatcatggacaattcaaagatgTGATTTGTTTGTGGAAAATCCGGGCACTATGCTATAGTATGTAGGTActgaaaggacccacatgagaatgaggtaaatgctatagaaaaggaagaagagatcctagcatgattaccatgtttatgtgccttgttgggaaatggttattttcatgtaataatgcttgtactcttgaaagctatcaataaaattaatgtattattctatgataattctttattttgctatgagacatttgtgcgagatattaacaaagtttcaaaatgaacttgttaaaataataggtaagtgtgtagacctattattccataatgtgattatttgtttgagaaattctcacattacatttgtgttcacatttttattttgtgaaatacataaaagaaagaaactaagtgaaagttCCTTTtaaagaagtgtgtcttgctttagcaagtaaataaatcaagataaacattgaggtttttatcttaatctattgagagtttatcatatggcttagaggactcatgatgaactttgagaaatATAAGTCTAGTTTTATCTCGGAGGataaaagaaattaatataaattaagatatttctattttaaagtgatattatATTATCACTATgcgagaaatgtgggggtgatgctccaaagttaatcaatttattttgttgataataattgattaatttggtcatcctatcaaataggtgatttgtaattccacattctaaatcacattgacTATATGAGTATAGAATggacaaatctagacatgcttggtgtctaaagttattgttttgtaatattttgattcaagaaggaatcaatttaaaacataaaggagaattttagaaacaaataggtttctagaattaatattcaaatatttatcatggatattgaagtataaaatagtgggggtgttgactatggtcaaactcatTATTTTAAatgggtaactattttaatcaaactatggctagcaacaaattTTGAATAAACTAATGAGTGttaaagtatgcatacataagacaagaaatgactcaaatggaatcatttctacatctcaaggggtgggacttagactccctcaagagattcacgattggtggtaacctatcttaatactagtaaccaaactagtattatgttcaatagataataacaagtcaatcaagtgaatagtagtagtacttaAATTTTTTCCcttctgagatatgagtactagtgtgttaccaaaatgagggttaaaaccaaaaaGATTTTTCagtagaactcagtcttgaaaagacaagtattttaggataataaaatactgtaagaataataagaatattattattaaactTTCGgccttttttttctctcttccatggcgaagaagaaaCGAGTGGTCCGGAAGTTGGCGCCTCGATCGTCTGAGCATGATTCCAATGGTGGTCAAGTTTCTGAGAGGAAAGAAGCAATTGGTGATGAGCATTCTACGGATGGGTTAAATTTGATAATAGATACGATAACAGATGGGCCAACAGTACAGGTAGCTTCAATAACAGAAGTGGTAACAGATGGTGAATCTGAGAGCCTTTCGATTCCGATTCTTGATCGACGGCAGAGTAGGGATTGGGCCAAGGAAGTGGAAGAAGAATTGGATGTTAATTTGGGTTAGGAGACGCTTCTGGACTCAGCACAAAAGCATTGGAGCGCTTTTGCGAAGGATAACAGGTTTGTTCGAGAACCTCATCTTACTTATCAGGAACCTTTGCTTAAGAATGGGATTAAGATAGCACAAGTAGATCCGGAGGAGGTGAAATTTCAAGCTGCGAACTGGAGTTCTGCGGTAATATGCATGGTCCTAGGAGCGAACCCACCTATGGCGGTGTTTGAGGGTTATATCAAACGTATTTGGGGCCACCTTGGGATTGCGCAAATTGCTCGTATGACCATGGGCTTAACGATGGTGAAATTTAATGATGAGGTGACTAGGGATCTTGTTTTAGAGAATGGTGTTCTTCAGTTTGATAGAAAACCGGTAATTGTTAGACCGTGGTCTGCTGATCTAAATGCGGTGAAGTTAATCCGTTCAGTTCCGTTATGGATTAGGCTTCATGATTTAGGTCTGCAATACTGGGGGAATAATTGTCTCAGTGCTTTGGTCAGTACAGTTGGGAAGCCAATTATGGTGGATCAACATACTAGGGATCGCACCAGAATACAATTTGCTCGGGTCTTAGTTGAAATGGACATCATGGATACACCACCAAGAGTAATTCAATTCCTCAATGAAAATGGTCAGCTGGTGGAACAGGGGATTGACTATGAATGGCTACCGGTGAAATGTAAACAATGTTTGGGTTATGGTCATATAATGGCAGACTGTAGGAAGGGGAATAGTGAGAAGAAAGAGAGGTATGAAGAGAAGAAGGCTCCAGTCTCTAAACCAGAGGTCCTTATTCAGATCCCTCCTGTTTCGTGTCCTGCTTCTCAAATGGAACCATCTGGGTCAGGTAAACCAGTTGATCACAATCAGCAGAGTGTTGTTTGGAAGACTCCTAAAAGGGCTGTTGGTTTTCGAATGAAGGAGATAGATCTAAGTTCTAAAGTTGCTAATGACCAAACTGTTGGGACTAGGTCAGTGAATAAATTCAATATTTTACAGGAAGAGAAGGGTAATGAGGCAGAAATGACCGAATGTGGAGAAATCAAGGGACCAGATTTAGTTTCTACTTAATCATGGATTGTTGCAATATAGGAAGCTGGAATGTTAGAGGTCTGAATAATAAGGATAAGCAGGATTCAGTCGTGGAGTTTTGCAAGGTTAATAAAATTGGAGTAGGGGGTTTGTTAGAAACCAAGTTGAAAGGGAATAAAGTTCAGGAGTTGATGGATAAAAAATTTGCTGATTGGGATTTTTTTAGCAGTGCTACTGTGGAGGGCAGGTTATTGATTATTTGGAGAAAGGTTTTTGTTAGAGTCATAGTTATTGCTGAGTCTCCTCAACATGTTCACTGTGTTGTCAAATTGACTGGACAAACTGCTACTTTTTGTCTTACCTTCGTCTATGGTTTTAACACCATTGAAAATAGAAAGTTGCTATGGCATAATCTGTCTATTCTGAAGTTTCCTGTCCCATTCTTGGGGACTTTAACTCAGTGTTTAATATTGATGATAGGAATGGAGGAAATCCCGTTACTCAGAGTGAATTGAATGACTCTAACCAATGGTATTCTCAGGCTCATATTGGGGCTCTAAAAAGTCATGGTTCGGTCTATACTTGGACTAACAATCAGGCTGGTTCTAATCGTATCTATTCCAAGATAGATCACGTTTTTGTCAATGAGGAGTGGCATGATCACTTTCCTAATACGGATGCTAGATTTTGTTGGGAAAGTATTTCTCATCATTGTTCTTGTGTGGTTTCGGCTAAGATAACAGAGGCTATTGGTATTAAACCTTTTCGATATTTCAATTTCTGGGCTAATCACTCTGATTTTAAGAGGTTAGTGGAGCAAAATTGGAAGAAGTCGTTGGCTAGTAGAGGTCTCAAAGGGATTTTCTTAAAGATGATGAGAGTGAAGCACTGTCTCAAGAAGTTTAACCATGAAGTGATTGGGGACATTGGGAAGACTTATCAGGAAGCTAAGGCTAGATATAGTGAAGCCAAGTTACAGGCCCAATCCCACCCGAGAGACCTGCAACTTCAGGAGCAAGAATCAATTGCAGCAGCTAATTTTGATGCTCAAGATAAAATGTATCATAATTTTCTTAAGCAAAGGAGCAAAATTTCTTGGTTGAAAAAAGGTGATTCTAATACCTCTTATTTTCATGCGTGTCTGAAAAAGAGGAAAATGGAGAACAGAATTTCTTCCTTTATGACAGATCAAGCT
It encodes the following:
- the LOC133814995 gene encoding uncharacterized protein LOC133814995; its protein translation is MAKKKRVVRKLAPRSSEHDSNGGQVSERKEAIGDEHSTDGLNLIIDTITDGPTVQVASITEVVTDGESESLSIPILDRRQSRDWAKEVEEELDEPLLKNGIKIAQVDPEEVKFQAANWSSAVICMVLGANPPMAVFEGYIKRIWGHLGIAQIARMTMGLTMVKFNDEVTRDLVLENGVLQFDRKPVIVRPWSADLNAVKLIRSVPLWIRLHDLGLQYWGNNCLSALVSTVGKPIMVDQHTRDRTRIQFARVLVEMDIMDTPPRVIQFLNENGQLVEQGIDYEWLPVKCKQCLGYGHIMADCRKGNSEKKERYEEKKAPVSKPEVLIQIPPVSCPASQMEPSGSGKPVDHNQQSVVWKTPKRAVGFRMKEIDLSSKVANDQTVGTRSVNKFNILQEEKGSWNVRGLNNKDKQDSVVEFCKVNKIGVGGLLETKLKGNKVQELMDKKFADWDFFSSATVEGRLLIIWRKVFVRVIVIAESPQHVHCVVKLTGQTATFCLTFVYGFNTIENRKNGGNPVTQSELNDSNQWYSQAHIGALKSHGSVYTWTNNQAGSNRIYSKIDHVFVNEEWHDHFPNTDARFCWESISHHCSCVVSAKITEAIGIKPFRYFNFWANHSDFKRLVEQNWKKSLASRGLKGIFLKMMRVKHCLKKFNHEVIGDIGKTYQEAKARYSEAKLQAQSHPRDLQLQEQESIAAANFDAQDKMYHNFLKQRSKISWLKKGDSNTSYFHACLKKRKMENRISSFMTDQAKIIDNFPEVVQHFINHFHSYMGSSSTVRTSLHMNCLDQGNKLSLDDQIGLLKPFSYKEIKRAMFSIPDTKSPGPDGFGSGFFKEMWSVVGGEVCAAVSEFFVTGLMPQEFHNTLISLIPKQENPAKAGDYRPIACCSTIYKCISKLLCSRLATVLPTLVDQNQGAFVQGRSIAHNVMILQDILKNYRRKNTSPRCTIKLDISKAYDIVDWNFIEDLLNALNLPSRFVQLVMTCIRSSTYSLLMNGRIQGGFHGAKGLRQGDPLSPLIFVLIMDYLTRRLLHAAHGSQFRYHPLCKSLKLINLCFADDLILLSKGSNNTTGLQININKSQVFFGGVAPREKEEIIRELGLAEGEFPLKYIGVPLRPTKWKAEDCGIIIKKIKMRLHSWGSRHLSFADKVQLIHSILLGLRNYWMSTFILPQSVSKEIEKLCRGFLWGLNGNRSKINMASWEKVCLPKAFGGLGFKEGSKWNQAILAKYVWAISEKRDLLWVKWVNAIYLKGVPFWSYELRLDTSWYWRKLCRLRHKFSLAEILQAGYSGKFGASILYNSSLPQSQFSYHRDIWSSLNLPKHRFMLWQVVHTHLLTKDNLSKFHLVLDSMLCPVCGDLPESHQHLFFHCSLSRKVVELVFSWLGFRGWPLEFVGWLSWLSLKASGIIRLISIAVCAATCYCIWLNRNGCVFEGCSKSASSIAVDIKSIVICRLFVIQNRKMSRVERNFIHRLTCN